The following are encoded together in the Mesoterricola sediminis genome:
- the lepB gene encoding signal peptidase I has protein sequence MSDESQEQILPAGVAKGAVRDNAEVLLFAMLLIMFFKTFVGQQFTIPSASMRNTLMIGDHLLVNKFIFAVPQWSWEEKLFPMRSPERGDIIVFRYPLERNNDYVKRLVAVAGDTVEVRDKRLYVNGKLVTGPFEHHVLDRKEGPVMGPWPLERDPGVRDDMPPTQLWRYADPEVLAMDQQGQEPLPGGYRDTFGPVKVPAGHVFAMGDNRDNSSDSRYWGFLPADHLRGRPFLIWWSYREGGNDDTNSNVPQGPTDVVMNFVDGARHFLTWTRWERTGHIPR, from the coding sequence ATGAGCGACGAGAGCCAGGAACAGATCCTTCCGGCGGGCGTGGCCAAGGGCGCCGTCCGGGACAACGCGGAGGTCCTGCTCTTCGCGATGCTCCTGATCATGTTCTTCAAGACCTTCGTGGGCCAGCAGTTCACGATCCCGTCGGCCTCGATGCGGAACACGCTGATGATCGGCGACCACCTCCTGGTCAACAAGTTCATCTTCGCGGTGCCCCAGTGGTCCTGGGAGGAGAAGCTCTTCCCCATGCGCAGCCCGGAGCGGGGCGACATCATCGTCTTCCGCTACCCCCTCGAGCGCAACAACGACTACGTCAAGCGCCTCGTGGCCGTCGCCGGCGACACCGTCGAGGTCCGGGACAAGCGCCTCTACGTGAACGGCAAGCTGGTCACGGGCCCCTTCGAGCACCACGTCCTCGACCGCAAGGAAGGCCCCGTCATGGGCCCCTGGCCCCTGGAGCGCGATCCCGGCGTGCGGGACGACATGCCCCCCACCCAGCTCTGGCGCTACGCCGACCCCGAGGTGCTGGCCATGGACCAGCAGGGCCAGGAGCCGCTGCCCGGCGGCTACCGGGACACCTTCGGTCCCGTGAAGGTCCCCGCGGGCCACGTGTTCGCCATGGGCGACAACCGGGACAACAGCTCCGACAGCCGCTACTGGGGCTTCCTCCCCGCCGATCACCTGCGCGGCCGGCCCTTCCTCATCTGGTGGAGCTACCGCGAAGGCGGCAATGACGACACCAATTCCAACGTCCCCCAGGGGCCCACGGACGTCGTGATGAACTTCGTGGACGGCGCCCGCCACTTCCTCACCTGGACCCGCTGGGAGCGCACCGGGCACATTCCGCGCTAG